In a single window of the Vibrio celticus genome:
- a CDS encoding DUF6162 family protein, which produces MMIQGVRADTGGREGKWVGLIIAFILSFATVAIPFHQAESHIKAVLDHQILVTDVEQENLAMLSELRLAHEEIRDLHMDSDGEWPSVASLKDEWVAPFVEDQSWKRKGSHTWLLDERGYYFSTPSEDTAPSEQATPTEHGFADSFILNANSVSPEIWIFFGGVASQPTNFDENTLESAGWKVVVNESEVEQHDASSH; this is translated from the coding sequence ATGATGATTCAAGGCGTACGTGCTGACACGGGCGGCAGAGAAGGCAAATGGGTAGGGCTGATCATTGCGTTCATTCTGAGCTTTGCCACGGTTGCTATCCCATTTCATCAAGCAGAATCGCATATCAAAGCGGTACTTGATCATCAAATCTTAGTGACCGATGTCGAGCAAGAAAACTTGGCGATGTTATCAGAGCTTCGCTTGGCTCATGAAGAGATTCGCGACCTGCATATGGACTCTGACGGCGAATGGCCAAGTGTTGCGTCACTGAAAGATGAATGGGTCGCGCCATTTGTTGAAGACCAGAGTTGGAAGCGCAAAGGTTCTCATACTTGGTTATTGGACGAGCGTGGTTATTACTTTTCTACGCCAAGTGAAGATACTGCACCAAGTGAACAAGCTACGCCAACCGAACACGGCTTCGCTGATTCCTTTATTTTGAACGCCAACAGTGTCTCTCCTGAAATCTGGATTTTCTTTGGCGGCGTAGCAAGTCAACCGACTAATTTTGATGAGAACACACTTGAATCTGCTGGCTGGAAAGTGGTCGTCAATGAATCAGAAGTTGAGCAGCATGATGCTTCTTCTCATTAA
- a CDS encoding DUF4198 domain-containing protein: MMKQTKIKALALAGVMAFGLAATTTAQAHPRWILPSHFTVSKEGGDWLTFDVTASHGTFVFDKPAGSENAHVIMPDGRSERPNFVVRGKRRSIFDFYFEEEGTHKVAINNQPSYYTQYKAGRRDTVKWIKANKAERDSVLPEKSRDVVTQISFTRAESYITVGMPTDSVFKIEGKLLEMKPVTHPSDIVEGEPVTFQFFYNGEIQKDVKAEITREGTLYRNHQEQIDVVSDENGEITFTPDVAGRYVMKANYKGELIDNPLADKASANVHLTFEALLQ; the protein is encoded by the coding sequence ATGATGAAACAGACAAAAATCAAAGCACTTGCTCTAGCGGGTGTGATGGCATTCGGCCTAGCAGCAACGACAACGGCACAAGCTCACCCACGTTGGATTTTGCCATCACACTTTACCGTATCGAAAGAAGGCGGTGATTGGCTAACGTTCGATGTGACTGCGTCTCACGGTACGTTTGTTTTTGATAAGCCTGCAGGCAGCGAAAATGCACATGTCATCATGCCTGATGGCCGTAGCGAGCGTCCTAACTTTGTTGTTCGCGGTAAACGTCGTTCAATCTTCGATTTCTACTTTGAAGAAGAAGGTACACACAAAGTTGCAATTAACAACCAGCCATCTTACTACACACAGTACAAAGCGGGCCGTCGTGACACTGTGAAATGGATCAAAGCAAACAAAGCGGAACGTGACTCTGTACTTCCTGAAAAATCACGTGACGTGGTAACACAAATCAGCTTCACTCGCGCTGAAAGCTACATCACAGTAGGTATGCCAACGGATTCAGTATTCAAAATTGAAGGGAAGCTTCTAGAAATGAAGCCTGTGACACACCCTTCAGACATCGTTGAAGGCGAACCAGTAACGTTCCAATTCTTCTACAACGGTGAAATTCAAAAAGACGTGAAAGCTGAGATCACTCGTGAAGGCACGCTTTACCGCAACCACCAAGAACAGATTGATGTAGTGAGCGACGAGAACGGCGAAATCACGTTCACTCCAGATGTAGCGGGTCGTTACGTAATGAAAGCGAACTACAAAGGTGAGTTGATTGACAACCCACTGGCAGACAAAGCAAGCGCGAACGTTCACCTAACGTTCGAAGCACTGCTTCAATAG
- a CDS encoding DUF2271 domain-containing protein — MKKMNWSKALLALSLLPSLGMAQAISDTAKLDVSFELPKIDTSMYARPYVAVWVENSERKSVKTIELWVGKDEWLKDLRSWWRKVGRYDRELVDAVTSATRPAGKYRFVWDGKSDDGQALEQGEYTVHIEVVREHGGRNYLRQKVSLTDSNASYELKATEETGEITLNYIAK; from the coding sequence ATGAAAAAAATGAACTGGAGCAAGGCGCTTCTTGCTTTATCTCTTTTGCCAAGCCTAGGCATGGCACAAGCGATTTCTGATACGGCAAAACTTGATGTGAGCTTCGAGCTTCCAAAGATTGATACCTCTATGTATGCGCGTCCTTATGTGGCGGTGTGGGTAGAGAACAGCGAACGAAAATCAGTGAAAACCATTGAGCTTTGGGTCGGTAAAGATGAATGGCTGAAAGATCTACGCAGCTGGTGGAGAAAAGTTGGACGTTACGATCGCGAACTCGTTGATGCTGTAACATCCGCTACGCGTCCAGCTGGCAAGTACCGTTTCGTTTGGGATGGTAAGAGTGATGATGGCCAAGCACTAGAGCAAGGCGAATACACGGTTCATATCGAAGTTGTTCGTGAACACGGCGGCCGTAACTATCTTCGTCAAAAAGTATCACTCACAGATTCAAACGCTTCTTATGAGCTAAAGGCAACAGAAGAGACGGGTGAAATCACACTGAATTACATCGCTAAATAG
- a CDS encoding PepSY-associated TM helix domain-containing protein, whose protein sequence is MSLKSRAVQSWARRLHVYISMALLFVVLFFSVTGITLNRPELFESSQPNIQRSTLELPTSLFTIQDGRLKADESAFEAFLFEEANLSGVPSGLDIYAEIEDGELLIGEVSMDFKGPGYNASVFVDVTSEMVEVETTNYGVIALLNDLHKGRNSGEVWKWFIDITALLMVFFVLTGVCLLLPKKKTLNTSIKWTVFGSVISLAIYFVAVP, encoded by the coding sequence ATGTCGTTAAAAAGTAGGGCGGTTCAGTCATGGGCTCGTCGACTTCATGTTTATATTTCTATGGCGCTTCTGTTCGTGGTTCTTTTTTTCTCAGTCACAGGTATCACCCTGAACCGACCTGAGTTATTTGAATCAAGCCAACCCAATATCCAACGCTCTACTTTAGAGCTTCCAACGAGTTTGTTCACGATCCAAGACGGGCGATTAAAAGCCGACGAAAGTGCCTTCGAAGCATTTCTGTTTGAAGAGGCTAATTTATCCGGTGTTCCTTCTGGTTTAGACATCTACGCTGAAATTGAAGACGGTGAGTTGCTGATCGGTGAAGTGTCCATGGACTTCAAAGGACCAGGTTACAACGCATCTGTATTTGTTGACGTGACATCTGAAATGGTCGAGGTCGAAACCACGAATTACGGCGTGATTGCCCTGTTGAACGACCTACACAAAGGTCGTAACAGCGGTGAAGTGTGGAAATGGTTCATCGATATCACAGCACTACTGATGGTCTTCTTTGTGCTGACTGGCGTGTGCTTACTGTTACCTAAGAAAAAGACGCTTAATACTTCCATTAAATGGACGGTATTTGGCTCTGTAATCTCACTTGCTATCTATTTTGTCGCCGTGCCTTAA
- a CDS encoding tetratricopeptide repeat protein — MMKQIWILVGLLLMPLTTQAQELSQYTAIRVQKAHKLAQDEQVKQAIDVLAGLELSKGYDKAYVARMLGVFYWQDGKTDAAIKQLTYAVDTNLLVDEQAWITKRMLADLLLNDQQFKNALPHYYELVKTAPEKEKKDTLWMRIAQAEYQIENWSKVLVAIGNHDKFNSKPELSPLSLKLGAQLQLKQWKQSIPTLESLIELQPEKDNWWRQLVGIQLRLERNRDALNTLALADLQGVDLKNSDRRLLAQLYAKRGIPERAAQEISKLDDANSDVQLLAEQATYWQLAKEWDNAIEVWTLASKKDTQYHWNVAQLLVQQGYYDRALVVLDKVKDKNKQADVALAKVRSWYKLKNLDNALAQAKRANNIEPSSEAKGWIKYLTQLRTVSDNGNV; from the coding sequence ATGATGAAACAGATATGGATATTAGTGGGCTTGTTGTTAATGCCCCTTACAACACAAGCGCAAGAGCTATCTCAATATACTGCCATTCGTGTTCAAAAGGCGCATAAGCTTGCTCAAGATGAACAGGTTAAACAGGCAATTGATGTACTTGCAGGTTTAGAGCTTTCTAAAGGTTACGACAAAGCATACGTAGCTCGTATGTTGGGTGTTTTTTACTGGCAAGATGGCAAAACCGACGCGGCGATTAAGCAGCTTACATACGCCGTCGATACCAATTTACTGGTGGATGAACAAGCTTGGATAACGAAGCGTATGCTTGCTGATCTGTTATTAAATGATCAGCAGTTCAAAAACGCGCTTCCGCACTACTACGAGTTAGTGAAAACAGCGCCTGAAAAGGAAAAGAAAGACACGCTTTGGATGCGAATTGCACAAGCTGAATACCAAATTGAAAACTGGTCGAAAGTACTAGTGGCCATCGGTAATCATGACAAGTTCAATTCAAAACCAGAGTTATCACCTCTATCGCTAAAACTGGGCGCACAGCTTCAGTTAAAGCAGTGGAAACAGTCGATTCCTACACTGGAAAGCCTGATTGAACTTCAACCAGAGAAAGATAACTGGTGGCGTCAACTTGTGGGTATTCAGTTAAGACTAGAACGTAATCGCGATGCATTGAACACGTTAGCACTGGCTGATTTACAAGGTGTTGATCTGAAGAACTCAGATCGCCGCTTGCTTGCACAGCTTTACGCGAAACGTGGTATTCCAGAGCGCGCAGCACAAGAAATTAGTAAGCTAGATGATGCGAACAGCGACGTTCAACTTCTAGCAGAGCAAGCAACCTACTGGCAGCTAGCGAAAGAGTGGGACAATGCGATTGAAGTGTGGACGTTAGCGTCTAAAAAAGACACTCAGTATCATTGGAATGTGGCTCAGCTATTGGTTCAGCAAGGTTACTACGACCGAGCTCTGGTTGTTTTAGATAAAGTGAAAGACAAAAACAAACAAGCCGACGTTGCGTTAGCGAAAGTGCGTTCATGGTACAAGTTAAAGAATCTTGATAACGCCCTTGCTCAAGCCAAGCGTGCGAACAACATTGAGCCATCTTCTGAGGCGAAAGGTTGGATCAAATACCTGACTCAGCTTAGAACGGTAAGCGATAACGGAAACGTCTAA
- a CDS encoding energy transducer TonB, with translation MIRLFLALPLAGALGLALFSFMAWMVDNGHQRSPDNSETLSFNMVMVEQEQEVQRRQRAVPEKPEMPEPPPEAQTSQSQAEVAPLNSMSSLPSLDLNTSIDGLAINAPTFSDFGSNQQAMPLYRVEPRYPAKALKRGAEGHVIMSFTIDETGRPIDIQVTEANPRRMFEREAMRALKKWKYQPKVVDGKAIAQVGQTVKLEFKLAK, from the coding sequence ATGATTCGCCTATTTCTTGCTTTACCTCTAGCGGGTGCATTGGGCTTAGCTCTGTTTTCCTTTATGGCTTGGATGGTCGATAATGGCCACCAACGTTCACCAGACAACAGTGAGACGTTAAGTTTCAACATGGTAATGGTGGAACAAGAACAAGAAGTCCAAAGAAGACAACGTGCAGTTCCTGAAAAACCAGAAATGCCAGAGCCGCCACCGGAAGCGCAAACGTCTCAGTCACAAGCTGAAGTTGCGCCTCTGAATTCGATGTCTTCACTGCCTTCTTTGGATTTGAATACATCGATTGACGGCCTAGCGATTAACGCTCCGACATTTTCTGATTTTGGGTCAAACCAACAGGCAATGCCTCTGTATCGAGTAGAACCTCGTTACCCAGCTAAAGCGCTGAAGCGTGGCGCTGAAGGTCATGTGATTATGTCTTTTACCATCGACGAAACGGGACGCCCAATTGACATTCAAGTCACTGAAGCAAACCCACGTCGTATGTTTGAACGTGAAGCGATGAGAGCACTTAAAAAATGGAAATATCAACCAAAAGTCGTCGATGGAAAAGCGATAGCTCAGGTTGGTCAAACCGTGAAACTAGAGTTTAAGTTGGCAAAATGA
- a CDS encoding ExbD/TolR family protein, producing MRLGRRHSKNEEAQIDLTSMLDIVFIMLIFFIVTSSFVRESGVEVNRPQASNVVSQKDAGIFVAITSANDIFIDKRVVDVERVQATLEHLLLEQPDASLVIQADEHAYNGTVVKVMDAAKGAGVKNIALAAEKR from the coding sequence ATGAGACTCGGTCGACGTCATTCAAAAAACGAAGAGGCTCAAATAGACCTTACTTCGATGCTTGATATTGTATTTATCATGCTTATTTTCTTTATTGTGACCAGTTCATTTGTTCGTGAATCAGGGGTTGAAGTCAATCGCCCACAAGCGTCTAACGTGGTAAGCCAAAAGGATGCGGGCATCTTTGTTGCGATTACTTCTGCGAATGACATCTTCATCGATAAACGTGTTGTTGATGTTGAGCGTGTTCAAGCGACATTAGAACACTTGTTGCTAGAACAACCTGATGCTTCTTTGGTTATTCAAGCGGATGAACACGCTTACAACGGTACGGTTGTTAAAGTGATGGACGCCGCTAAAGGTGCGGGTGTTAAAAACATCGCGCTTGCTGCTGAAAAGCGATGA
- a CDS encoding MotA/TolQ/ExbB proton channel family protein → MDILSGSLLPASWLTSDWLLSLSSFMEQGGFVLWWLAAVVLVYWVLVVERVLYLAFYFPKQRQAWITKWHEREDHSSWHAKAIREGWLGQASILLNQNLNFIKLLVAICPMLGLLGTVTGMISVFDVMATQGSSDPKLMASGISLATLPTMAGMVAALAGMFVHARLAKVCNRLELKLEKSLRSQR, encoded by the coding sequence ATGGATATTTTGTCGGGTTCTCTATTACCAGCGAGTTGGTTAACGAGTGACTGGCTGCTGTCTTTATCAAGCTTTATGGAGCAGGGCGGTTTCGTCCTGTGGTGGCTAGCGGCTGTCGTCCTAGTTTATTGGGTGCTTGTGGTAGAACGCGTGCTTTATCTTGCGTTCTACTTTCCAAAGCAGCGCCAAGCTTGGATTACTAAGTGGCATGAAAGAGAAGATCACTCTTCTTGGCATGCCAAAGCCATTCGTGAAGGTTGGTTGGGGCAAGCGAGTATCTTACTTAACCAAAACTTGAACTTTATTAAGTTGTTAGTCGCTATTTGTCCGATGCTGGGTTTGCTAGGTACCGTCACCGGTATGATCTCTGTTTTTGATGTCATGGCGACTCAAGGAAGCAGTGACCCTAAATTGATGGCTTCAGGTATCTCGTTGGCAACACTGCCAACCATGGCGGGTATGGTTGCTGCATTAGCAGGCATGTTTGTTCACGCTCGTTTAGCGAAAGTGTGTAACCGCTTAGAATTGAAATTAGAAAAATCTTTAAGGAGTCAACGATGA
- a CDS encoding MotA/TolQ/ExbB proton channel family protein has translation MNLKPLAALLCITSISFSAYSASDMTAQLVNKVKSESRTQASHNVVREADFKKTEQELKAIKAQLEAKRTSIQGATDVLTQTFSDNENKLARLEEKLRLETGSLGELFGVVRQNAKELGAELSSTVNSVDRAEHTATVDQIIDAKSLPSMPQLTGLWMSMVEQIQASSELSKSQIAFINGEGNTQTVDAYRLGSIGLVTDQGYVSWNTQREDAIAYLKQPSNGPTLASLSSIANGEVSNVFVDPSRGFMLEQLALTPSLTDRLQAGGVVGKVILGLLAIGLIIALVRGISLAIARQKIRAQLKNPEQAGDNPLGRVLAVYNKEQNQTVEALELRLLEAVVDEQTHLEKGLSMLKLLAALAPMLGLLGTVTGMIETFQVITQFGNGDPKVMAGGISMALVTTVLGLVAAMPLLLAHNILSTQAENIRNILEKQGIGLVAEQAEKTVESKAVVSPVGTAA, from the coding sequence ATGAACTTAAAACCATTAGCAGCATTGCTTTGCATTACGTCTATTTCATTTTCTGCTTATTCTGCATCAGACATGACGGCTCAGCTAGTTAATAAAGTAAAATCAGAGAGTCGAACTCAAGCTTCTCACAACGTAGTGCGTGAAGCTGATTTCAAAAAGACAGAACAAGAACTGAAAGCGATCAAAGCTCAGCTTGAAGCGAAACGTACCTCTATCCAAGGTGCGACAGATGTTCTGACTCAAACCTTCAGTGATAACGAAAACAAGCTTGCTCGCTTAGAAGAGAAGCTGCGTTTAGAAACCGGTAGCTTAGGCGAGCTGTTCGGTGTCGTTCGTCAAAACGCAAAAGAACTCGGCGCAGAGCTTAGCTCAACCGTGAATAGTGTTGATCGTGCGGAACACACTGCAACTGTTGATCAAATCATTGATGCTAAATCACTGCCTTCAATGCCACAGCTGACCGGTTTGTGGATGAGCATGGTTGAACAGATCCAAGCGAGCTCTGAGCTTAGCAAATCTCAAATTGCATTCATCAATGGTGAAGGCAACACACAAACTGTCGACGCTTATCGTTTAGGTTCAATCGGCCTAGTAACAGACCAAGGCTATGTTAGCTGGAACACTCAGCGTGAAGATGCGATTGCGTATCTGAAACAGCCATCAAATGGTCCAACACTGGCATCGCTTTCTTCAATTGCGAATGGCGAAGTATCTAATGTGTTTGTCGATCCTTCTCGTGGGTTCATGCTAGAGCAACTAGCGCTAACACCAAGCTTAACTGATCGCCTTCAAGCGGGTGGTGTGGTTGGTAAAGTGATTCTTGGCTTGCTTGCAATTGGCTTAATCATCGCATTAGTTCGTGGTATTTCTTTGGCTATCGCTCGTCAGAAAATTCGCGCTCAACTTAAGAACCCAGAGCAAGCGGGTGATAACCCTCTAGGTCGTGTTCTTGCGGTTTACAACAAAGAGCAAAACCAAACCGTTGAAGCACTAGAGTTACGACTTTTAGAAGCGGTAGTGGATGAACAAACTCACCTAGAGAAAGGTTTATCGATGCTAAAACTTCTAGCGGCACTTGCTCCAATGTTAGGTCTTCTAGGTACCGTAACTGGCATGATCGAAACATTCCAAGTGATCACACAGTTCGGTAATGGCGACCCTAAAGTGATGGCGGGTGGTATTTCGATGGCGCTGGTAACAACCGTACTTGGTCTTGTTGCAGCAATGCCTCTGCTATTAGCACACAACATTCTTAGCACTCAGGCTGAAAACATTCGCAACATTCTTGAGAAACAAGGTATTGGCCTTGTTGCTGAGCAGGCAGAAAAAACGGTTGAATCAAAAGCTGTGGTTTCACCAGTTGGGACTGCTGCGTAA
- a CDS encoding DUF3450 domain-containing protein — MNLLKTSLALAISLVATSSMANSLDQAQSIQNKTNNASASSQKVIDKSSQATLMLQAEIERLQEEVKNLEIYHDHLAALVESQNQEAQSIEGQIDEIKYTRQGVVPLMYQMIDGLQQLVEQDVPIRKEQRLERVEKLQAMMTRADVSDAEKYRRILEAYQIEMDYGIKLGAYQGRVALSSDRTIEADVLHLGRISLVARNLNGSQYWSWNQTQNQWQELDSSMKSELDKAYDIASQQAAPSLITLPVSLTVAEVK; from the coding sequence ATGAATCTTTTAAAAACTAGCCTAGCGCTTGCCATCAGTTTGGTTGCAACGTCTTCTATGGCAAACAGCTTGGATCAAGCTCAATCAATTCAAAACAAGACCAATAACGCGTCGGCTTCGAGCCAAAAGGTTATTGATAAAAGCTCACAAGCGACTTTAATGCTTCAAGCTGAGATTGAGCGTCTGCAAGAAGAAGTTAAAAACTTAGAAATCTATCACGATCACCTTGCTGCATTGGTTGAAAGCCAGAATCAAGAAGCTCAGAGCATTGAAGGGCAGATCGACGAGATCAAATACACACGTCAAGGTGTCGTGCCTTTGATGTATCAGATGATTGATGGCCTTCAACAGTTAGTTGAGCAAGATGTGCCAATCAGGAAAGAGCAGCGTCTAGAAAGAGTTGAAAAGCTGCAAGCAATGATGACTCGTGCTGATGTGAGTGATGCTGAGAAATACCGTCGTATCCTAGAAGCTTACCAAATCGAGATGGACTACGGCATCAAGCTTGGTGCTTATCAAGGCCGCGTTGCATTGAGCAGCGACAGAACGATTGAAGCTGACGTGTTGCACTTAGGTCGTATCTCTTTGGTGGCTCGTAACCTAAATGGCAGCCAATACTGGTCTTGGAATCAAACACAAAATCAGTGGCAGGAGCTAGATTCTTCAATGAAATCTGAGCTAGATAAAGCTTACGACATTGCAAGCCAACAAGCGGCTCCAAGCCTAATTACTTTACCTGTTTCTCTAACTGTTGCGGAGGTTAAGTAA
- a CDS encoding TonB-dependent siderophore receptor, which translates to MFSKSPLALVIGAVLASPAVLAETVKTDEHMVVEGRDYGYKADTNTTAMRMEATQLETPGQVSVIDEQIIDEQRATTLGDVLKNDASVSAGGTSRNRERFSLRGFSVQSSSGFLKNGQQHWSHYRQPIELLERVEVLKGPSGLLYGISAPGGLINMVSKKPTYDTQVSLSQDIGSNDHSRTTVDVSGALNDAETLRGRAIVSKESYGSWRTYGDGTEPQTERFVGGVFVDYDVTEDVMVSVHYDKTNDEGSVDSGALYTLDGNRVGSDKHIWDAQWSQIENDVENIGFDIAANLTDTWSLKTGFNYQDFERIDMESYPSFKNMNPDGSGTVTQGGNYRHDKWRFRTAYVDLTTTADLAGTEHQLLFGANWLGYSYYRGMDRFSSGEYAPDATVPAPSVGPTSLGKMSTYDTWGFYIQDLITINDEWQVLAGARFDRKVSDGVAEENVAPKLGVIYHPASNGSIYASYSESFEPQGVVSSGSRNYTNDGELLDAATGVSYEVGTKWELMDERLFVSGAVFDITQENISMDVEDTASGDWTKTQGGEQVHRGAELGAQGFISERFSMSGSAMYLDAEITNHETYEGNRPVDVPEFAASVWSTYAATNEVDVNLGLIYEGSRYGDSSNTFKKDGYARVDMGAAYTLKYDDSLDFVARLTVENVFDKEYLAGGGSTSSNHQFAEDVVIGEGRNYMATLQVKY; encoded by the coding sequence ATGTTTTCAAAGAGCCCATTGGCTTTAGTGATCGGCGCAGTATTAGCTTCACCAGCAGTATTGGCAGAAACAGTAAAAACAGACGAGCATATGGTTGTTGAAGGTCGTGACTACGGTTATAAAGCCGACACGAACACAACAGCAATGCGCATGGAGGCGACTCAATTAGAGACTCCGGGACAAGTTTCAGTAATCGATGAGCAAATCATCGATGAACAGCGTGCAACAACGCTAGGTGACGTTCTTAAGAATGACGCAAGTGTAAGTGCGGGTGGTACAAGCCGTAACCGCGAGCGTTTTTCTTTGCGTGGTTTTTCGGTACAAAGCTCTTCGGGATTCCTTAAAAATGGCCAGCAACATTGGTCTCACTACCGTCAGCCAATCGAGCTTCTAGAACGTGTTGAAGTACTTAAAGGACCTTCTGGTCTTCTTTACGGAATTTCTGCACCAGGTGGTTTGATCAACATGGTAAGCAAGAAGCCTACTTATGATACGCAAGTAAGCTTAAGCCAAGACATAGGATCGAATGATCACTCTCGTACGACTGTTGATGTAAGTGGCGCATTGAACGATGCTGAAACTTTACGTGGTCGTGCAATTGTGTCTAAAGAAAGCTACGGCTCTTGGAGAACATACGGTGACGGTACTGAACCACAAACAGAGCGTTTTGTTGGTGGTGTATTTGTTGATTACGATGTAACTGAAGACGTAATGGTTTCTGTTCACTACGACAAGACCAACGATGAAGGCAGCGTAGATTCTGGTGCGCTATACACACTAGATGGCAATCGAGTAGGTAGCGACAAACACATCTGGGATGCGCAGTGGTCACAGATTGAAAACGATGTTGAGAACATTGGTTTTGATATTGCTGCTAACCTGACTGACACATGGTCTTTAAAAACAGGTTTCAACTACCAAGATTTCGAACGTATCGATATGGAAAGCTACCCAAGCTTTAAAAATATGAACCCTGATGGTTCGGGTACAGTCACTCAAGGTGGTAACTACCGTCACGATAAATGGCGTTTCAGAACGGCTTACGTCGATCTAACAACAACCGCTGATCTTGCGGGCACAGAGCACCAACTATTATTCGGCGCTAACTGGTTAGGCTACAGCTATTATCGTGGTATGGATCGCTTCAGCAGCGGTGAATACGCACCAGATGCAACGGTACCAGCACCGTCAGTGGGTCCAACATCGCTAGGTAAGATGAGCACTTACGATACTTGGGGTTTCTACATTCAAGATCTGATTACTATCAATGACGAATGGCAAGTTCTTGCGGGCGCTCGTTTCGACCGTAAAGTAAGTGATGGTGTTGCAGAAGAAAACGTTGCACCTAAGCTTGGCGTGATTTACCACCCAGCATCAAACGGTAGCATTTACGCTTCTTACTCTGAAAGCTTTGAACCACAAGGTGTTGTCTCTAGCGGTAGCCGTAATTACACGAACGATGGCGAACTTCTTGATGCTGCGACAGGTGTATCTTACGAAGTCGGTACTAAGTGGGAACTGATGGACGAGCGTCTATTCGTTTCAGGTGCGGTATTCGATATTACACAAGAAAACATCTCTATGGATGTAGAAGATACAGCATCAGGTGATTGGACTAAGACACAAGGTGGCGAACAAGTTCACCGTGGTGCTGAGCTAGGAGCACAAGGCTTTATTTCAGAGCGCTTCTCAATGTCTGGTTCTGCAATGTACTTAGATGCTGAAATCACGAATCATGAAACATATGAAGGTAACCGTCCAGTAGACGTACCTGAGTTCGCAGCAAGCGTTTGGTCTACTTATGCAGCAACAAACGAAGTTGATGTGAACCTGGGTCTTATCTACGAAGGTTCTCGTTACGGTGATAGTTCGAACACGTTCAAGAAAGACGGTTACGCTCGTGTAGATATGGGTGCTGCATACACACTTAAGTACGACGATTCTCTTGATTTCGTAGCGCGTCTAACAGTAGAGAACGTATTTGATAAAGAATACCTAGCGGGCGGCGGTTCAACATCTTCAAACCACCAATTTGCTGAAGACGTAGTAATCGGCGAAGGCCGTAACTACATGGCGACTTTACAGGTAAAATACTAA